The genomic DNA CCAAACATGATCATAGTGGTGATGTGAGTTAAAGACTATAATCTGCTGATCATTGTTTCTGTGTGCTTCAACAAATCTCTTGACATGTTCCATGGGCTCGGGGCCACACGATGTGTCACAGATGACAATCTGATCCGAACCTATGATGAGGTATGTGTTGTGAAAATACGGATCAGTGAATGAAAAAAGATGACCACGAGATCCAATTGAGCTCTGTTTCACTGGAGATCACGCTTCCTTTGATTACAATGTAATTGGCAGGTATTTACATATTCCTCGAAAGAGCCACCAAAAGAAATTTCGTCGCACAATGCCAAATTACTCGTCTTTTGAATAGTGATTGAATCTTCAGAGATTACAAACGAGTTGCATATTGAAAAATACGGAAGTCATAGAAACGGTTTCGACAGCCCGTTCGAGTTCGGAATAATAGATTAGGTCCTATTTTAGACAGTTGTAATTTATGATAAATACCGCTCTAATCAGAGGAGCCTTTACATTCATCAAAAATGTTATACAGCTTTGCTAGAACGACTAAATGAGGAATAATGCGATCAGGTATATGTCCAAAATGTGGCAGTACGAGAATTGCAGGGCCACACAACCTCCATGCAAGTGACGACCATCTCAAGATTGACCTTCCGGGAATCCGCACGGCAACGCTGCTTGCTCTAACATGCATGGAGTGTGGATATACGGAGTTGTACAGCGATAAGTATGGCCTTGAGAATATTCGAAGTGCGGGTAGGGTCTATAGAAGTTCCAATCCGCCTATGACAAAGTGCCCACATTGTGGCGCACCAATTCATCTTGGAGAAACAATGTGCAAAGAATGTGGGTATGAGTTTTAGGTTTAACTGGCGGTGAAGACGAAGAGGCACAAAATGTGATTAGCGGGGATAACGAGGAGGATTCTGAACCTTCTTCAACAGGCTTTGAAGAATTTCAGCAAGATCTCAAGAAACGACAGAGGAACCAAATGATCCGTGGCATGTTTCTCCTATTAGGGATGTTTTTGCCATTCACGCTAGTGATCCTCAATGTGTCAGATTTTGTTCTGCGTGCTGCTTCACTCGTTGTGGGAATAGGAATTTCATTTATTGGAGTCCTACTGATAGGAATGTCTTTTCATATGGATTCGCCTGTTTTCAGAATCAGGCTACTTTACAAAATAAATCCGAATGTCTTCATCTCTGACAAGTTTGCTGTAACAAAGTATAACGAAGTAATTATTTTTGTACTCTTATCCGGGAATAATAATATTTACCTTGCATCGCTCGACTTGCTGAATGCCGTTCGAGCAGATAAAATAAAAATACCTACAAATGTGTCCCCAAGATACGGAAGCATGTATGCAGGGTTTCAGATCGTAAAACGGAACGGTTTATTCGCGATTCCGACTCCGGAGGGCGTGATTGTTGCTGGGGAATGTAGATTGATCATTGTCCCAGTCATGGCAAATATCCGACATTTGAACCTTCAAAGTTTCTCAAGAATGCACTTCCTTGAATTAGCTGACCTGACAGAGGCAGATGACCAATGAAGAAAAAACATACTGAAGACTTTCAACCAATAGCAATGTCCGAGAGTGAGATCATCGAGAGGCTCGACAGGAATAAAGACAGGCTAATCGCTTTGAGTATTGTCACCGGTGTTGTTTCACCTCTTTGCTTATGGTATTGTATCAGTACAAACTTATTACAAATGGGGGATTCGTGGAACGCTTATTTTGCAGGATTAGTTTTTGTTTCCTTTGAAGTTGTGTTATTGCAGAGAGTCTTCAGGATCAAATCGATCAAAACACGAATTAAGATACTCCAGCATATCAGCACTGATGTTGTGATTATGGACAACTACGCTGTAACAAGATTCGGGGACGGAGTGATTTTCTGTTTCCTGTCTAAAATTAATATGATATATATTACTCAACTCGACTGGCAAAATACAGGTCCTTCTGAGAGAGTTCAGGTTCCAACTGTATTCTTAGGTTCTGAATTTAGAGAAGCGGCGGGATTCACAGTTGCGGTTCGATTGGGGAAATTCTCAATCCCAACTCCTGAAGGTGTAATTAATTCAGATGCAAGTATGCTCATTGCAATTCCAATTCGGATGAACAAATCACAGATAGATCGCAGCAATTTCACACGAACACGAATCCTTGAGATAATTACTAGTCTCGCAAAAGAGACCTAATTGACGTACTTTGATTGCATTATGTCAAGACATAGTTGGTATTACTCATCGTGAATAATCACAGAAACAAATAGTTAACAAAAAGCGGTGTAATTAATTACACCGATTTTCTTGAAGTCTAGTTTCTCAGTGTCTGGGAAATAAAAAGAACAGATAGTCAAGAAGGAATACTCCCTCTTGACTTGTCAATTAGATAGTGAATTTTACACCACAGTTCTCACATTCAACAACATCACCAATAACAAATGACTTTGTGAATGGAGCTCCACAATTCGGGCATCAAGGTAGATCAAGTTCCGCTGAGGCATCTTTACGAAGTTCACGACCTGCTGCAGAGGCGGAGACCGAAGTGAACTCGTCAGTATCTTTGTCAAAAGTTCCTTTTATTTCACCCGAAGCTATCAGAAACAGAGTGGCTCGCCTTACAACGTCAGTAGGAATATTCAAGATTTCTGATAATTCGTTCATACTCACACGTGGATATGATTTCAGAGCACCCAACACAAGTTCCCTGGTTGTCCCTGTTGAAGACGGAATCTCTTCGGGCATTTCTTCTGCACCGATCATACCTGACGGTTCGTGTTTACTAGTCATTTTCCATAGTCCACAAATGACTGCTAATCCTGCAAGCGCCACTATACCGATAATAGTGGTGGCACCAAGTACTTGAGGGGTATCAGGCGTTGTTGAACTGACATATGCCGAAGTTGTGGTTGTAGTTGTAGTTGATCCACCAATTCCAGATGTATCAATGTTGATCCCATAAGAGAAAGTTACTGTATCTACTTCATCTTCAGCTGAAAATACTATGTACCAGTCCCCTGAAGAAGGAATTGTGAAAGAGTCAATAATTGCAATGTGATAACCGTCTTTGCGATCGAACTTGGTTGCATAGCCTCCAGATTTCCACGAGTTGTAGTTGGTCTCGTCACAGATAAAAAATTGAGTCCATCATTTGAGAAGAATGTAGAGAAGTGCCCTGATAGTACGGTCCCCTTTTGGAAATACCCATGAAGCGCAAAATATTCATCTGGTTCCAAAACCTTAGCATAGCCTGTTTCGTCATAGGTTGAGGAAGAATAGTAGGGGGAATTATCATCGTTGATATCGACGCCTAAATCAAATGAAACAGTACTTGAACCGTCTTTGTTGCTGTATACTAAATACCATGAGTCAGTATAGGGGGTAGTGAAAGAAATCCACATAGTATGCATGTTGTCTTTTTTATTATATACAATTGCACTGTAACCTGCTTCCCATTCGCTGTAATTATCTGCATCACAAATGAAGAAATCTAGACCCATAGTATCTTCATCAGTTTCGATGTACCCTGAAACAGTATCGCCTTTTGATAGGTCGAGTTGCTGGTATAACCATGATCCTGCTGGAACACTTTGATCCGTGTGTTCTCCGTCCCATGGTAATGCCTGTGCTGGAGATGGACTTGCCGCTAAAAAAATAGTGAAAAAAAAGCAAAAGCCAATAGGACAGTTTTATGCATTATATGCAAACCTCCTGAAAGAAAATATGGTATAAATTAACAAATGATAAACATATACCTTTCTGTATACGGCGATTCGTGATTTAAATCGCAGAATCGTTAATCGTTCTACTGTTCCTCTTATAAATTTGCTGGGCGGGCGCGATCCACACGATTTCACCAATTTTATTAAAACAAATAGGTAGAATTTTATGTCAAAAGAAAAACTCCTTCTTACAACGCATTATAAATTTACAATTGTTTAGAGATAGTAGGATATATTAAACTCAATCTTAGTATATTATCATGGAATTTAGGAACATCAATCGGCGCTGAGAAAGAATGGCACGAACACATTGGACCAGTATTATTGGAATCCCCATCATGCTACTGGCAGTATATGGCTTTTATCTGAGCGGTCCTCCTTGGAACACAGCACGTGGTGCAGCAGCCATATATTCAGTATTGGCATTTCTATTTGTCACTTTGACGGCCTCACTCGGTTATCTCCAACGAATCGATGATTCACCGGCTCACATTATTTACTCCATGGCAACAGGGTATTCTGCGGTCGTGTTCGCAGGCGCCGCAGTCTTCTACACGTTTCAAGCACAATCAATTGCGATACACACACGATCAGCAGGAATTTTTCTCAATCTAGTAGCGTTTGCAAACGCCGGACTATTGGTCTTGGGATATGCCTACCGGCTGCAGAAAGCCGTGGCTGAAGATTCAAGACGCTATAGTAAGACTACTAATTCGATCATAGTCTTTGTACTTGCAGGTATTTTCGTAATGTTCATGTTCATTGCGAGGTCACCGCTGCCAGAGATCTATTTTCTCATAGGTGGCTATGTCGCAGGGGCAATTGCTACAGGATCATTTCTAATATCAGCGTTAATTTTCTTTCAAAAGCGTAATGAGATGCAACTTCCAGATCCTGTACGACTGTCCAAGTCAATTGTCTTCATCAGCGCAGCATCATTTGTTCTTGTGTTAATCCTACCCGGACCCTCATCGATATGGGTCTTCTCGATGGGTTTTATGGCAATAGGACTCATCTATGCTACTGTCGCAGTTGTACATCCCTATCTTCTAGAAACAGGAGTGAAAAAACGGATTGCATACTTCTTTGCCATAGGTATCAACCTGATTGTTGTACTTCCGTTTTTGGTGGCATATTATATTGAAGGGCTGGTCCCGGGATTCGTATTTATTGACATCGGATTTTCAACCGTTAATCATATTGGGCTGGCACTTCTTGCTGGGGGATCCGCCTACCTTCTACATTCACGATCCGCGAAAAGTCCTGCACCATGGCGGTCACCAATAGTATTATTATTTATATTCTGGTGTGTTGCCGAGTTCGCAGTGGGGGTATCTCCATTTATCACATCAGTCTATCAGAATAGTGAGACCGTAGTGCCATATATTATTGGAGCAATTGTTTCCACATTGCTACTCACGATCGCGTATGGTCGCACACTAGTTCCGAAGCAGGACGTTAATCTTCAACCCACCATGACAACGTATCTATCCATGGTTGCTATTAGCTTTCTTTTACTCATCGGTGGGGAACTCATTAGTTCCATAGGATCGGTGATCATTCCGATTCAGTATCACACACCTCTTGCAGCCGCATTCATGTTGCTCTTTGGATATGCTGCACTATTTGCTCTCCTCAACCTCTCCTTTGCACTTGTAGGCATATATGGGGGACATTTGACTATTGATAGCAATCTTGCAGGACTTAATACAGTGTGGATCATTGGTATTCTATTACGTGCCAATTTCACTGTTTGGACTGCGGGCTGGTGGATGAGCGAACTTGTCTTTTTAGGAGCCACTATGATCAGCATTCTCTATCTTGTCAAGACCTATGTTGAAGTTATCGAGAGGCGAAATGATTTCGAGAGTAGAATGAGAATTCAAAAGAACATCTTGACCTCCGAATTGCTCTCGCGACTGAATGTATCTACTGAGATCATTGAACGACTGGGAACCGAGAGAATGGTTGACAAACGGCTTGATCTTGTATCAAAATCTCTGAGCGAGCTCTCGAGAGCGGAGGATATTGTCCGTTACATGAATGTCATACTTCTTGGCAAGAAATTTGCCCCCGAGGACTTGTCAAATATCGGCCTTGCTGAGATGATCCAGTCAGTGATCACTCAAGAAATCTATGGCGTCACTCCCACTATTGAAACGATCGATGATGATTGTTACATTGCCGCCAATACGTTACTTATCGATGCCATCAAGAGCCTCCTCAAGATTACTATATTGCGCGTAGGAACGGCCAAGGCCATAGAGGTTGTCGTCCAACGTGACGATGACACGACGACATGTATCGCGGATATTTCTATGCGGATCGAGACTGAAAACGCAGTAACAAAACGTGATCTTATCTCGCGGTACGTTCAAGGCCCAACAATTGAAGCCACTGAAATATCATATGCCAAGCGTTTGATCGATCTCTTTGATGCTACGATTCAGTTCACTACGGAGGCAATAGGCGAAGACCAGTTAGAGACCACGATCATCATGCGATTCCCTCTTGCCAAGAATCATGTGCCATAAGAGAGTTTCATAATCTCTTACAAGACTATGATGTTTTTTCGACCAGCCCCTGGAAGATAATAGATGATAGGTAATGTACCTACACAATACTTTTCTTTATGATTTTCTCCATACTTGAGTTGGTTAACAATATTGGAAAGTAATCACAAAGGAAGCATTCTTGGACTCCCCCTCATGCTTCTTTATGTCTGGGCGTTCTACGTGAGTGGACCTCCATGGAACTCCGCTCTAGGTACCACGGCAATCTACTCTGCAATAGCATTTCTCAGTGTGACTCTTACAGTTTCTTTAGTCAATCTCTTACGTACTCAAAATACTATTGCAAACCAGATTCTGACGGGTGTCACCACGTATGGATTCTTGATCTTTGCAGGCTCTGCGATCTCAAACATATGGCGCACAAATAACACCGTTGTTCATGCTCACACATCCGGAGTATTTCTTAACCTGATTGCCCTGATGGTAGCCGGAATTCTATTGTTGGCATATAGTGTTCTAGTAGATAGGCCGGTACAAGGCGAAACCCGCGGGGTCACCAGATACTTGGTGAAGATAATCGTACTAGTTGGCGTCAGTATCTCCATAATCTTCACGTTGATCATACAGGCAGAAATAGTAGAGAGCATCTTCCTTGTAGGAGGATATCTTATTGCGGCAATCGCATCTGTTTCATATCTTAGTGCAGGTCTCCTGATCTTTCGAAAACGACGGACGATTACGGTAAATGATCCTGTCCGCTTGTCTATCGCAATCTGGTTTCTTGGCATCTCGACTATTATTCACGCATTGATATTATCTGCACCATCAGGACTATGGTTACTTTCGATGGGGTTCATTGCGATGGGGTTCATATATGCAATCACAGGCATCACTGTACCCTATCTCATTTCAATCGGGGTCGATTCTAAAAGATCCTATCTCTTCGCTATAGGAATCAATGTAGTCGTCTTGGTCCCATTTCTCGTAGCATACCTGCTCGATTATCTTACTATCGGGTTCTCATTTATTGACGTTGGCCTGACGATGAGCATTCACATCTCTGCTGCATTTCTTGCTGCAGGAGCTGGATTTATCCTCTACATGAGAGCGAGAAAATCACCAGCGGCTTGGCATACTCCAATAATCTTGCTGTTACTATTCTGGGCAGTTGCAGAGATCGAGGTTGGCATTTCACCTATTACTCCAGGATATGCCAATACAGAAACGCTGGTTCCGTACATTACTGGTTCAGTCATCGCTACGTTGCTTCTCATCTTTTCATACAAGAATACGTTCTCGCCCCGACTGAGCGAAAACCTGTGCAGATCAAAATTATTTTTCGGAATGATGGCCATCGTCTTTGTCTTTTTGCTGGGGTTCGCCCAATTCGTCCGCGATCTGATTTTTCTGTTACTTCCAAATCTATCCCAAGCAACATTCGTTCAATCTGCATTAGCCACATCATTTATGATTTCATTCAGTTACCTCTCACTATTTGCGCTCCTCAATCTTTTCTTCGCATTGATTACTATGTCTGGAGGCAAGTTCACATTTGATATGAATATTGCAGGTTTCTCGGCAATCTGGGTCGTAGTCGTGATCTTGCGAGCGAACTTCACTATCTGGTCAACGGGGTGGTGGCTGACCGAGTTTCTCCTCTTCGCAACCGCAATATTATGCATTATGATAGTTCTGAAGAGATATGTTTACGAAGTCAAGACCACCAAAGAATTCGAAAAGCGAGTACTCATCCAGAAGGAATTGCTCTCATCAAATCTTCTCTCTCAGATCCAGACAGTTGCAAAATCAATTGAACTGCTTGGGCGAACGGAGGACATAGACACTCGTCTTGATATTATGTCACAGGCATTGAGCGATCTCTCTCGGGCCGAGAGTATTACCCGGAATATTGATATCCTTCTCTCAGAGGAAAGATTCTCACCGGATAGCCTGCTGCCTGTCGATTTTGTTGACGCCCTCAAATTCGTGATCACTCCAAAATTCTGTGGGTGCGCTCCAGAAATCAGTCAAGTCCGCGGAGAGTATTTTGTCTTAGCTAATGACCTACTCGTTGATGCGATATCTAATGTGATTGGACTCATCGTTACAAGAATTGGATTAATCAACTCTGCTAACATAGAACTCGCTCAAAGGTCATGGAAAGGGATCACTTATGTCGTAGCTAATATGGACTTGACGGTTCTGACCAAAGATGCGACTAAGAAACAAAATCTGCTTCTTCGCTATACTAGTACAACCCTACATGAAGCTGTAGAGATAGCTTACGCTCGGCGCTTGATCTCCCTTTTCGGAGGATCCATTATAATCACCCCAAACACTCTCGACGAGACCCGCCTCTCAATAAAAATAGAAATTTCGCTTATCGCGGCCTCCAAGGAATAGCACGTAAGGTCTTATTCTCTCATATGAGAGTTAAGAAAATCTATTCACTGCAACCAACATCTTGCTGCGAAGACTTGTTATAGAACGAACAGCGTGTAACGACATTAAAGACAATCACAAGGGAGATACCGAAAATTATCAACATGAATAGATCACGTGAGCCGATCAGATCAATGATGCTTGGTAATGTTACCACAATGAGTTGAGTAACAATCAGTGCTACAACAAGTGCAAGTAGTACACTGCTCGAAATTACCAATAGCACGAGCAAAGTCGATCTCGGAGTGGACTGTTGATCATCCTCATCCTTACGGATATTTTTTTCTTCAGTAGAAGTCGGCGGTGCGCCTCTGAAGACGTGGATTTTTGCAGCATCGGGATGAATTCCATATATCTCCATCACAGGATTCGTTTTCTGCTGAATAGTTGGTCTTACCTCTCGTATGAAAGTACAGGGGATAGATACGCCGACTATCACGAGGAGAAAGATCATTTTTACTGGAACGGGTGTGATAAACCACCACAGCATTAGAATAATTGGGCCAATATACAATGATAGGGGAATCCAAATTCGTGATCTCCTATTCTGTTCTAGGTCCAGTAATGCATCGGCCAAAATAGCCTCACCCTCCTCGGGTCGCGTTAGCATGTCTGTGCAAGCAGAGGTTGAGATCACAATAACATTAGAGAGAACTGTTGCGAAATGTACGAATATTGGTTTTGTGGACTCGTAAGACCAGACTTCAACTTCGTCACTGTATCCGATTTTTGTAGCCGCATTATGTAATAGATACTGAAACTCTTCATCCTGACAAGGAATTTTATACCGTATTATTTGATAGAGTTGAATAATTAATATAAACGTCGCCCCAGCAATGAGCTCGCCAATCATAAGTAGGACAAGATCAGCAATGTTTGTATCCAGCAGATATTTTAAATAAAATGGGCTCGGCAAAATGGCCAGACAAAAAGCAGACGATAAGGTCAGAACTATATCTTGATGCAGAAATAGAGGGGCATTATTCGGCCGCGCTGCTGTGCCTTCATCTCCCAAAGTGTACAACTTATCCAGGGCTCATCACTAACACGTGATAACGCGAATCAATGGTTATTACTTTTTCCCGAATAATATATAATAATGCTCTATCTCTTT from Candidatus Thorarchaeota archaeon includes the following:
- a CDS encoding zinc ribbon domain-containing protein — translated: MRSGICPKCGSTRIAGPHNLHASDDHLKIDLPGIRTATLLALTCMECGYTELYSDKYGLENIRSAGRVYRSSNPPMTKCPHCGAPIHLGETMCKECGYEF